The proteins below come from a single Alkalispirillum mobile genomic window:
- a CDS encoding ATP-binding protein — MKIRILLALLIGALGLLSLGFAVKQLLAAKSTAESTQQARDANEVAVLAKDLAISLALERGLSVFFAAHRQVGLATDEQGNLLRIQARSDALADDLAAQLRQSHPFLWLELEERFIRHRQQMAQLRESLTEPNAQQINTARWYARTSAYIDFVQGLRNDVFMDTINPGGEAWRLILVRNHIVSATEYIGRQRARLTEHLVLQSSTGQHELLSASLYGYHGAVEQQLAAARRLISMHQDADELEQGLQRGRQTYDQEVATALFKVIREHSPTTRHSIVPGDYFTSATESILALKAYADELGGRIDHLLHLRYQEARRHEQWGWLAVLGTVLGLSLVVLLLHFRIFRPLGALGRAARQIQAGDLDQPILSPGRDELSDLAGRFEAMRRTLARDIRQREALLLQTQLFQRVVEQTTDLVVITDREGRIEYVNPAFEGVTGLTEQEVLGQTMAVLKSEEHEQDFYDRLWAGLTRGHPFNGTIINRNREGRLFYEDKTIVPLLDGEGRITHFVSTGRDVTERRNMERQLVRTEKLASLGQLAAGVAHEINSPVAYVYSNLGTLGRYVGSVTRLLDLYQAGESYLPPERQEQLQAFKEAIQYELIREDLPDLVHESREGAQRVTAIVRDLRHYSRDDSGEFRLVSLRSGLDSTLNIARNELKYHASIVRDYQALPEVECIPGQINQVFLNLLTNAAQALEGEGTITVATRSEGESVVVSISDTGRGIPPDAMGRIFEPFFTTKEVGRGTGLGLPLVQAIVERHHGDVEVESTPGEGSCFRVRLPVRQPVTQGQEE, encoded by the coding sequence ATGAAAATCCGAATTCTGCTCGCCTTGCTGATCGGGGCGCTGGGGCTTTTAAGCCTCGGGTTTGCCGTTAAGCAATTGTTGGCCGCCAAGTCGACAGCGGAGTCGACTCAGCAGGCGAGGGATGCGAACGAGGTCGCCGTTCTGGCAAAGGATCTGGCCATCAGCCTGGCCCTGGAGCGCGGGCTATCCGTGTTTTTCGCGGCCCACCGGCAGGTCGGTCTTGCCACCGACGAGCAGGGCAATCTGCTACGGATCCAGGCGCGCAGTGATGCCCTGGCCGATGATCTGGCGGCGCAGCTGAGACAGTCTCACCCGTTCCTCTGGCTGGAGCTTGAGGAGCGGTTTATCCGGCACCGGCAGCAGATGGCCCAACTGCGTGAATCCCTCACCGAGCCGAATGCACAGCAGATAAATACCGCACGCTGGTATGCCAGGACCAGCGCCTACATAGATTTCGTACAGGGGCTGCGCAATGACGTGTTCATGGACACGATTAACCCGGGAGGGGAGGCCTGGCGTCTGATCCTGGTGCGCAACCATATCGTCTCCGCCACTGAATACATCGGCCGGCAGCGGGCGAGACTGACCGAGCACCTGGTGCTCCAATCAAGCACCGGACAGCATGAGTTATTGAGCGCCTCCCTTTACGGGTACCACGGCGCCGTCGAGCAGCAGCTCGCGGCAGCTCGCAGGCTCATCAGCATGCACCAGGACGCTGACGAACTGGAGCAGGGCCTGCAGCGAGGGAGGCAGACCTACGACCAGGAGGTCGCCACGGCGCTTTTCAAGGTCATCCGGGAGCACAGCCCGACCACGCGCCATTCCATTGTCCCCGGTGATTATTTCACGTCAGCCACCGAGAGCATCTTGGCGCTGAAGGCCTACGCGGACGAGTTGGGGGGGCGAATTGACCATCTGCTCCACCTCAGATACCAGGAGGCTCGCCGCCATGAGCAGTGGGGCTGGCTAGCGGTTCTGGGCACCGTCTTGGGTCTGAGTCTGGTGGTCCTTTTGCTGCACTTCCGGATCTTTCGCCCTCTGGGGGCTCTGGGCCGGGCCGCACGTCAGATACAGGCGGGCGACCTGGACCAACCCATCCTGTCGCCCGGCAGGGATGAGCTCTCCGACTTGGCAGGGCGCTTCGAGGCCATGCGCCGCACCCTGGCAAGGGATATCCGCCAGCGTGAAGCATTGCTGCTGCAGACCCAGCTGTTCCAGCGCGTAGTGGAGCAGACCACGGATCTGGTGGTCATCACGGATCGGGAAGGGCGTATCGAGTACGTGAACCCGGCATTTGAGGGGGTCACTGGCCTCACTGAGCAGGAGGTGCTCGGTCAGACGATGGCAGTGCTCAAATCGGAGGAACACGAGCAGGATTTCTACGACCGGCTTTGGGCTGGCCTGACCCGGGGGCATCCCTTCAACGGGACGATCATAAACCGTAACCGCGAGGGACGGCTGTTTTACGAGGACAAGACCATCGTACCGTTGCTCGACGGCGAAGGCCGGATCACCCACTTTGTCTCAACCGGAAGGGATGTGACCGAACGCCGAAACATGGAGCGTCAGCTGGTGCGGACCGAGAAGCTTGCCTCCCTGGGCCAACTGGCCGCCGGTGTGGCCCACGAGATCAACAGCCCGGTGGCCTACGTCTACTCCAATCTGGGCACATTGGGTCGCTATGTGGGCAGCGTCACACGGCTACTGGACCTTTACCAGGCCGGGGAGTCTTACCTGCCGCCGGAGCGTCAGGAGCAGTTGCAGGCCTTCAAGGAGGCAATCCAGTACGAGTTGATCCGCGAGGACCTGCCTGATCTGGTGCACGAGTCGCGGGAGGGGGCACAACGGGTCACCGCCATTGTCCGTGACCTCCGGCACTACTCCCGGGATGACAGCGGTGAGTTTCGGCTGGTCAGCCTCCGGTCCGGACTCGACAGCACCCTGAATATCGCTCGAAACGAACTCAAGTACCACGCCAGTATCGTGCGGGATTATCAGGCGCTGCCGGAGGTGGAGTGCATCCCTGGTCAGATCAATCAGGTCTTCCTCAACCTTCTGACGAACGCGGCACAGGCACTGGAGGGCGAAGGAACGATTACGGTGGCCACCCGGTCAGAGGGTGAATCGGTGGTGGTAAGTATCTCTGATACCGGCCGCGGTATTCCGCCCGACGCAATGGGCCGCATCTTCGAGCCCTTTTTCACCACCAAGGAGGTGGGTCGGGGTACGGGGCTTGGATTGCCGCTGGTACAGGCCATCGTGGAACGGCACCACGGTGACGTGGAGGTGGAAAGCACGCCGGGCGAGGGCAGTTGCTTCCGTGTCCGTCTGCCGGTCCGTCAGCCGGTAACCCAGGGGCAGGAGGAGTGA
- a CDS encoding putative PEP-binding protein has product MPFVPGEAAGQITYDPAEASDSHILVLPYADTFSLEQIPAGLVVLGGAPLAHPLIQLQQLGVPTVLLNEAEGDALCGGDSFHLDGTSGVLSPATLHSEGVRVARGGRHAGRVRTRDGVPVHLRATVTGEMGARTAREVQADAVGLVHSEYLTPALARMPDQAYYEKAFGAICQAADPLPVTIRLLDISVDKKPAWLGNLSGLTGLLGLQGSRLYDIPPVKNVVESQAAALATLARHHDLRVVIPFVNSPEEYRHWRNRLRRWLPPVIPLGPMVETPAAALSLHQLEEVSDFVSIGTNDLMQCFFGADRDIPQVAGHLDPYAPSLYRLFRVATRDVNVTRVQLCGLLQQLPGVLPILIGLGFRRFSVSPRLVPLLSEVVTETDSRKAYELAQRACEARDSQAVRQLLGFGQTGEQPTVPWQVGGVRLGLR; this is encoded by the coding sequence ATGCCGTTTGTGCCGGGCGAGGCGGCCGGCCAAATCACGTACGATCCCGCCGAGGCATCGGACAGCCACATTCTCGTGCTGCCTTATGCCGACACCTTTTCCCTGGAGCAAATCCCGGCCGGCCTGGTAGTGCTGGGTGGCGCGCCGTTGGCCCACCCCCTCATCCAGCTCCAGCAACTGGGCGTGCCCACCGTCCTCCTGAACGAGGCCGAGGGAGATGCCCTTTGCGGCGGCGACTCCTTCCATCTGGATGGCACCAGCGGAGTTCTGAGCCCTGCCACCCTGCACAGCGAGGGCGTACGCGTTGCCCGGGGCGGCCGCCACGCCGGCCGAGTAAGGACGCGCGACGGGGTGCCGGTTCACCTGCGCGCTACGGTGACCGGTGAGATGGGGGCGCGGACCGCGCGGGAGGTGCAGGCGGATGCCGTGGGGCTGGTGCACAGCGAGTACCTTACCCCGGCACTGGCCCGCATGCCCGACCAGGCTTACTACGAGAAGGCGTTCGGCGCCATCTGCCAGGCGGCCGACCCGCTACCGGTCACGATCCGTCTCCTGGATATTTCGGTGGACAAGAAGCCCGCCTGGTTGGGGAACTTGTCCGGCCTGACGGGCCTCCTCGGCCTCCAAGGATCACGGCTCTATGATATACCACCGGTCAAGAACGTGGTGGAATCGCAGGCCGCCGCCCTGGCCACCCTGGCCCGCCACCACGACCTGCGGGTGGTCATCCCCTTCGTGAACAGCCCCGAGGAGTACCGCCACTGGCGCAACCGCCTGCGCCGCTGGTTGCCACCGGTCATCCCGCTGGGGCCCATGGTGGAAACGCCGGCCGCTGCCCTGTCGCTGCACCAGTTGGAAGAGGTCTCCGACTTTGTCAGCATCGGCACCAACGACCTGATGCAGTGCTTCTTCGGTGCCGACCGCGATATCCCCCAGGTAGCCGGTCACCTGGACCCCTACGCCCCGTCGCTTTACCGCCTGTTCCGGGTGGCCACCCGGGACGTGAATGTCACCCGGGTGCAGCTCTGCGGCCTGTTGCAGCAACTCCCCGGCGTACTGCCCATCCTCATCGGTCTGGGGTTCCGGCGCTTCAGTGTCAGCCCGCGCCTGGTGCCGCTGCTCTCGGAAGTGGTGACAGAAACCGACAGCCGCAAGGCCTATGAGCTGGCGCAACGGGCATGCGAGGCCCGCGACAGCCAGGCGGTTCGGCAGCTGCTCGGCTTCGGTCAGACCGGCGAGCAGCCCACCGTGCCCTGGCAGGTCGGTGGTGTGCGGTTGGGTCTTCGGTAA
- a CDS encoding HD domain-containing phosphohydrolase translates to MGEATMDKTTPRVLCVDDEPHILSALRRLLRGAGFELLEASSGREALDHVMASPVDAVVCDLRMPGMDGIEVLRAIREQSPFTQRILLTGHADLDSAISTINEVGVFRYITKPWEDHDLSQAVDQAVRLRQLERDRTRLLSVTRAQNRQLKTLNAELEERVEQRTGELRRALLSLKRAHRELDVGFKTMVMVFSRLSELHESQMQGHNQRVAETALELAIRLGFEPQAAEDIYLAGLLHDIGRIAIPNELSVTPWSRLSVRQRQWVGEHPVIGQGLLMGVDRLEVPARLVRHHQEHFDGTGAPDRLRGENIPAGARVLCIANDYDRLRLGLMLPRRLGRDEARTFLRAQAGKRYDPAFVDAFIDWLDETARDTPVPELELTLSQLRPGMTLSRNLVTGDDFLLLSRGHEISAHLIERLRAFERDQKELITVFVLDPEAEEDELAPRPTAHRSH, encoded by the coding sequence ATGGGTGAAGCGACCATGGACAAGACCACCCCGCGGGTCCTCTGCGTGGATGATGAGCCCCATATCCTGAGTGCCCTTCGGCGATTGCTGCGGGGCGCCGGTTTCGAACTGTTAGAGGCAAGCTCGGGACGGGAAGCGCTGGATCATGTGATGGCCAGCCCGGTAGACGCAGTGGTGTGCGACCTGCGGATGCCCGGGATGGATGGAATAGAAGTGCTGCGGGCCATCCGGGAGCAGTCCCCCTTCACCCAGCGCATCCTGCTCACTGGCCATGCGGACCTTGACTCGGCCATTAGCACGATTAACGAGGTGGGCGTTTTCCGGTACATCACCAAGCCGTGGGAGGACCACGACCTCTCCCAGGCGGTGGATCAGGCCGTGAGGCTGCGCCAGCTGGAGCGGGACCGGACGCGGCTCCTGTCCGTGACCCGGGCTCAGAACCGCCAGCTCAAGACGTTGAACGCGGAGTTGGAAGAGCGGGTGGAGCAGCGAACAGGGGAATTGCGCCGTGCCTTACTGAGCCTCAAGCGGGCCCATCGTGAACTGGATGTGGGCTTCAAGACCATGGTCATGGTCTTCTCGCGCCTGTCGGAACTGCACGAGTCGCAGATGCAGGGCCACAATCAGCGGGTGGCCGAGACCGCGCTGGAGCTGGCAATTCGCCTGGGGTTCGAGCCCCAGGCGGCAGAGGATATCTACCTTGCTGGCCTGCTCCACGATATCGGGCGGATCGCCATCCCGAATGAACTGTCCGTTACACCCTGGAGCCGGTTGAGCGTGCGCCAGCGCCAGTGGGTGGGGGAGCACCCCGTGATCGGACAAGGTCTGCTCATGGGCGTGGACCGGCTGGAGGTGCCGGCGCGCCTGGTGCGCCATCACCAGGAGCATTTCGACGGCACTGGTGCTCCGGATCGACTGCGGGGCGAGAATATCCCCGCTGGTGCCCGAGTGTTGTGCATTGCCAACGATTACGACCGGCTCCGGCTGGGGCTCATGCTGCCCCGTCGGCTTGGCAGGGACGAAGCGCGCACTTTCCTGCGGGCCCAGGCCGGCAAGCGGTATGACCCGGCGTTCGTGGATGCCTTTATCGACTGGCTGGACGAGACCGCACGGGACACACCGGTACCCGAACTGGAATTAACCTTGAGCCAGCTCCGCCCGGGTATGACCCTTTCCCGTAACCTGGTGACCGGGGACGATTTCCTTTTGCTCTCAAGGGGTCACGAGATCAGTGCGCACCTGATCGAGCGTTTGCGCGCCTTTGAACGCGATCAGAAGGAACTGATCACCGTCTTTGTATTAGACCCGGAGGCCGAGGAGGATGAACTCGCCCCTCGTCCCACTGCCCATCGGAGCCACTAA
- a CDS encoding error-prone DNA polymerase, with translation MPLDYAELHCLSCFSFLRGASQPAELVHRAADLGYRALALTDECSVAGAVRAHQAAKEAGLHLIHGSEIRVHNGPLLVLLAPCRQAWAELCALISLGRSQADKGNYRLEREQLEGGLPHCLALWVPDDTPHDPDHGRWFAHHFGDRGHLAVALHHGPDDEARLQRLLALAERFGLPPVAAGGALMHQRSRRALQDTLSALRHRRPLTEMGAALQCSGERHLRPRHSLARLYPPELLQRTVTLAEQCHFSLDELRYEYPAELVPVGETPASHLRRLTLEGARRHWPQGMPEKVARQVDHELALIAEMGYEPFFLTVHDVVAFARRRGILCQGRGSSANSAVCYCLGITAVDPARQSLLFERFISKERGEPPDIDVDFEHERREEVIQYIYRKYGRHRAALAATVIRYRPRSALRDAGRALGLEGETIDRLAGSIQWWDGKHIDPARLRDAGLDPDDPRLARTVALAGQLLGLPRHLSQHVGGFVISEGPISELVPTENAAMAGRTIIQWDKDDLEALGLLKVDVLALGMLSCIRRALDLLADFRGRRLTLADVPPEDPAVYRMISHADTMGVFQIESRAQMAMLPRLQPRTFYDLVIEVAIVRPGPIQGDMVHPYLRRREGLEPEDYPSEAVRGVLGRTLGVPIFQEQVMQLAVVAAGFTPGEADALRRAMAAWKRKGGLGPFRDKLLKGMRQNGYSEDFAERIFRQIQGFGEYGFPESHAASFALLVYVSAWLKHHEPAIFTCALLNSQPMGFYAPAQLLRDAERHGVEIRPVDTGHSDWDCTLEHRSDGEPALRLGLRLVRGLNRQAADRLIAARGRRPFRDVQEMARRAALQRRDLETLAHAGALHGLAGHRRAAWWQVLGAEAGLPVFDDLRVEETAPALEAPAEGEDLVADYARLGFTLGRHPLALLRPRLQRHRLLTAADLATTDHGRLVRTAGLVINRQRPGSAGGVTFLTLEDETGQINLVVWKATAEAQRLALLGARLLMVSGVWERKGLVTHLVAGRLEDWSDWLGELDVRSRDFH, from the coding sequence ATGCCCCTCGACTACGCCGAACTCCACTGCCTCTCCTGCTTCAGCTTCCTGCGCGGCGCCTCCCAGCCCGCCGAGCTGGTGCACCGGGCGGCCGATCTGGGCTACCGCGCCCTAGCCCTCACCGACGAGTGCTCGGTGGCTGGGGCCGTGCGCGCCCACCAGGCAGCCAAAGAAGCGGGGTTGCACCTCATCCACGGCAGCGAGATCCGCGTCCACAACGGACCACTGCTGGTGCTGTTGGCCCCCTGCCGCCAGGCCTGGGCCGAACTCTGCGCGCTGATTAGCCTGGGGCGGAGCCAGGCGGACAAGGGAAACTACCGCCTGGAACGGGAGCAACTGGAGGGGGGCCTGCCCCACTGCCTGGCCCTGTGGGTGCCCGACGACACACCCCACGACCCCGACCACGGCCGCTGGTTCGCCCACCACTTCGGCGACCGCGGCCACCTGGCCGTGGCCCTGCACCACGGCCCCGACGACGAGGCCCGCCTGCAGCGGTTGCTGGCCCTGGCCGAACGCTTTGGCCTGCCGCCGGTGGCCGCCGGCGGGGCGTTGATGCACCAGCGCAGCCGCCGCGCCCTGCAGGATACCCTCAGCGCCCTGCGTCATCGCCGGCCCCTCACCGAAATGGGCGCCGCCTTGCAGTGCAGCGGCGAGCGCCACCTGCGCCCCCGGCACAGCCTGGCCCGGCTCTACCCCCCGGAACTGCTGCAACGCACCGTGACCCTGGCCGAACAGTGCCATTTCAGCCTGGATGAACTGCGCTATGAATACCCCGCCGAACTGGTCCCCGTCGGCGAGACCCCGGCCAGCCACCTGCGCCGGCTCACCCTGGAAGGAGCGCGCCGCCACTGGCCCCAGGGCATGCCGGAAAAGGTCGCCCGCCAGGTGGACCATGAACTGGCCCTGATCGCCGAGATGGGCTACGAGCCCTTCTTTCTCACCGTGCATGACGTCGTGGCCTTCGCCCGGCGCCGGGGCATCCTCTGCCAGGGCCGGGGCTCGTCGGCCAACTCGGCGGTCTGCTACTGCCTGGGGATCACGGCGGTGGACCCGGCCCGCCAGTCGCTGCTCTTCGAGCGCTTCATCTCCAAGGAGCGGGGCGAGCCGCCGGACATCGACGTGGACTTCGAACACGAGCGGCGCGAGGAGGTCATCCAGTACATCTACCGCAAATATGGCCGCCACCGGGCCGCCCTGGCCGCCACCGTGATCCGCTACCGCCCCCGCAGCGCCCTGCGCGACGCCGGCCGCGCCCTGGGCCTGGAGGGCGAGACCATCGACCGGCTCGCCGGCAGCATCCAGTGGTGGGACGGCAAGCACATCGACCCGGCGCGCCTGCGCGATGCGGGCCTGGACCCCGACGACCCGCGCCTGGCCCGCACCGTGGCCCTCGCCGGGCAACTGCTGGGCCTGCCCCGCCACCTCTCCCAGCACGTGGGCGGCTTTGTCATCTCCGAAGGCCCCATCAGCGAACTGGTGCCCACCGAGAACGCCGCCATGGCCGGCCGCACCATCATCCAGTGGGACAAGGACGACCTGGAGGCCCTGGGCCTGCTCAAGGTGGACGTGCTCGCCCTGGGCATGCTCAGTTGCATCCGCCGCGCCCTCGACCTGCTGGCCGACTTCCGGGGCCGCCGGCTCACCCTGGCCGACGTGCCCCCGGAAGACCCGGCCGTCTACCGCATGATCAGCCACGCCGACACCATGGGCGTCTTTCAGATCGAGTCCCGCGCCCAGATGGCCATGCTGCCCCGGCTGCAACCGCGCACCTTCTACGACCTGGTCATCGAAGTGGCCATTGTTCGCCCCGGCCCTATCCAGGGGGACATGGTCCACCCCTACCTGCGCCGGCGCGAGGGGCTGGAGCCGGAGGACTACCCCAGCGAAGCCGTGCGCGGGGTGTTGGGGCGCACCCTGGGCGTACCCATCTTCCAGGAACAGGTGATGCAACTGGCGGTGGTGGCAGCCGGCTTCACCCCCGGCGAGGCGGACGCGCTGCGCCGGGCCATGGCGGCGTGGAAGCGCAAAGGGGGGCTGGGGCCGTTCCGGGACAAGCTGCTCAAGGGCATGCGCCAAAACGGTTACAGCGAGGACTTCGCCGAGCGCATTTTCCGGCAGATCCAGGGCTTCGGCGAGTACGGCTTCCCGGAGTCCCACGCCGCGAGCTTCGCCCTGCTGGTCTACGTCTCCGCCTGGCTCAAGCACCACGAGCCGGCCATCTTCACCTGTGCCCTGCTCAACAGCCAGCCCATGGGCTTCTACGCCCCGGCGCAACTGCTGCGGGATGCCGAACGGCACGGGGTGGAGATCCGCCCGGTGGACACGGGCCACAGCGACTGGGACTGCACCCTGGAGCACCGCAGCGATGGCGAGCCGGCCCTGCGCCTGGGCCTACGGCTGGTACGCGGTCTCAACCGCCAGGCAGCCGACAGGCTGATTGCCGCCCGAGGCCGTCGCCCCTTTCGTGATGTCCAGGAGATGGCCCGCCGCGCCGCCCTGCAGCGGCGCGACCTGGAGACCCTGGCCCACGCCGGGGCCCTGCACGGCCTGGCCGGCCACCGGCGCGCCGCCTGGTGGCAGGTGCTGGGGGCGGAGGCCGGGTTACCGGTATTCGACGACCTGCGGGTGGAAGAGACGGCCCCGGCGCTGGAGGCCCCCGCCGAGGGCGAGGACCTGGTGGCCGACTATGCCCGCCTGGGCTTCACCCTGGGCCGCCACCCCCTCGCCCTGCTCCGCCCCCGGTTACAGCGGCACCGACTACTCACCGCCGCCGACCTGGCCACCACCGACCACGGCCGCCTGGTGCGCACCGCCGGCCTGGTCATCAACCGCCAACGCCCCGGCTCCGCCGGCGGTGTCACCTTCCTGACCCTGGAGGACGAGACCGGGCAGATCAACCTGGTGGTCTGGAAGGCCACCGCCGAGGCCCAGCGCCTCGCCCTGCTGGGGGCGCGGCTGCTGATGGTCAGCGGCGTCTGGGAGCGAAAGGGTTTGGTGACCCACCTGGTAGCCGGGCGGCTGGAGGACTGGAGCGACTGGCTGGGAGAGCTGGACGTGCGCTCGCGGGACTTTCACTAA
- a CDS encoding multidrug effflux MFS transporter, producing the protein MPHFQLAVLLGMTVALGPLALDAYLPAFPSISDDLGVSKADVGLTLSAYVFTLGLAQLVGGPLSDRYGRQRILLLGLAVFAAASFMVALAGSLNEMLGWRIVQGIGGAFCAVSVPAIVRDQCRGNEAARLFGMIGLVMFIAPASAPALGSALLVVSDWPAIYQALSGYALLLAVVLHFGLFRRIPARTPQQTPVRTLLTNYRLVLRHRLSMRFILLQTLAFSAMLVFITHASFIYQGALGLSNAAFSALFAANVAAMACLNLLNRRLLFHFPAVQIMRTAVRAQHGALALLVLLVVLDAPVWAVAACLVAVAGCMGAIVPNSLAGALDHFPNLGGTAAALLGATQFTVAGLISALSTRVAGEALLPIVLIMAVCSLGALLLANGAPRAVCRHAAEEEAEAAARSSGPV; encoded by the coding sequence ATGCCCCACTTCCAGCTTGCAGTCCTGCTCGGCATGACAGTGGCCCTGGGCCCGCTGGCCCTGGATGCCTACCTGCCGGCATTCCCCAGCATTTCGGACGACCTGGGGGTCAGCAAGGCAGACGTGGGACTGACGCTCAGTGCCTACGTCTTCACCCTGGGCCTGGCGCAACTGGTGGGCGGGCCGCTCTCCGACCGCTACGGCCGTCAGCGCATCCTGCTCTTGGGGCTGGCGGTCTTTGCCGCCGCCTCGTTCATGGTAGCGCTGGCGGGGAGCCTGAACGAGATGCTCGGCTGGCGGATCGTGCAGGGCATCGGCGGCGCCTTCTGCGCGGTGTCGGTACCGGCGATCGTGCGCGATCAGTGCCGCGGTAACGAAGCGGCCCGCCTGTTCGGGATGATCGGCCTGGTGATGTTCATTGCGCCGGCATCGGCCCCCGCCCTGGGCAGTGCACTGCTGGTGGTGAGCGACTGGCCGGCCATCTACCAGGCCCTGAGCGGGTACGCCCTGCTGCTTGCGGTCGTGCTGCACTTCGGACTGTTCCGGCGCATCCCCGCCCGCACGCCGCAACAGACGCCGGTACGCACACTGCTGACCAACTATCGGCTGGTCCTGCGGCATCGGTTGTCCATGCGCTTCATCCTGCTGCAGACGCTGGCCTTCAGCGCCATGCTGGTATTCATCACCCACGCCTCGTTCATCTACCAGGGCGCGCTCGGGCTCTCCAACGCGGCCTTCTCGGCGCTGTTCGCGGCCAACGTGGCGGCGATGGCCTGCCTGAACCTGTTGAACCGGCGGCTGCTTTTCCACTTCCCGGCGGTTCAGATCATGCGTACCGCGGTCCGGGCCCAGCACGGGGCGCTCGCCCTGCTGGTCCTGCTGGTGGTGCTGGACGCGCCGGTCTGGGCGGTGGCGGCCTGTCTGGTGGCAGTGGCCGGGTGCATGGGGGCCATCGTCCCCAACAGTCTGGCCGGCGCGCTGGATCACTTCCCCAACCTGGGGGGCACCGCCGCCGCGCTGCTGGGTGCCACCCAGTTCACCGTGGCCGGGCTCATCAGCGCGCTGTCCACCCGGGTGGCCGGCGAGGCCCTGCTGCCCATCGTGCTGATCATGGCGGTCTGCTCGCTGGGCGCACTGCTGTTAGCCAACGGTGCCCCGCGGGCCGTCTGCAGACACGCGGCCGAAGAAGAGGCTGAGGCAGCCGCCCGCTCGTCCGGGCCGGTTTAG